The Capsicum annuum cultivar UCD-10X-F1 unplaced genomic scaffold, UCD10Xv1.1 ctg4779, whole genome shotgun sequence genome segment TTCATTTCCAACAGCGACATATCTCAAATCAAAGGGCTCTGGATGTCCCATTGCAGCTCGAACCGAAACCCATGTTGAGTTAGAAGCACCCCTTGAAAATTCAATACCATCTAAGGTATCCTGGATCAGACAACAACAAAATATGCTTATAAAACCTAAGAAGAGTGCTTAATCTGCAACATATATCCACAGTTTTTCTTAATGTATGTGGTACAGGCCAAGTAATGTACATGTCATGTGTATGCAGTGAAAGTTCAGGAAACCTACTTGCACGAAAGGTGAGATATTGGAAGTGTTAACTTGTTCTTCATGGCTGATTCCTGAAAATAACCAACTTGTAGAGAAAACTTATTAATTGCATGAAGAGAACAcagactaaaataaaataataatgcacCACAGAAAGTGGAGGAGATAGATACCGCTGTTGAAAACCCAGACTGGCAACACACCCAAGTCCTCAGCAAGCTGCAGCAAGAAAGGACTCGAGTAAGGAACATCCATAGGCATACAGAATCCATGTTAAGAGAGAAAGAATTTTacttgaagaaactcaaaatgaccaagCCCGTCATCAGTCCAGTATGACCACCTATCATTAAAATGGCCAGGCCTCTCTTCCCATGGTCGAACGGTTTCTTTCCACCTAAATGCATTTTTTAACTTGACCCCTTCCACATAACAGCCCCCTACATACATGTATAATTATATAGTCATCCGAATTTGAGCATGATCATCGGATGCTCAAATGGAAGAATCATTCGTACAGGTAGATAAGAAGGAATTTACAGAAGCACGCAAGCAAAACTGAAACCTCGTAAAATAAGACATACAACACAATCTTGGAAAAATAAGTGGTTTAATTGACAGTCTTTTCTGAAAATTTATCTAGCATGTATCCTATCTCAAGCAATATGCTAATTTATTATAGACCAGTTGATTAAGGTTATAAATGTGCTTAAACAGAAGTTATTAACAGTTTGTTACAAATATAATGCATCGCTCCATCAGATGGCAATGTTAAATGATTCACATAAACAGATTGATTTTCAGGAATACCTGGAAATCTGAGGAATGCTGGTTTCAAATCTTGAAGCATTCGAAAAAGGTCCTTCCGTAAGCCATGCCCCTGcacaaaggaaaatgaaaaagatCATATTTATGAAACGAATACAGCAACAGAACGCCCATCCAAaagtgaaacaaaaaaaaaacaagaaagtaGATGACTGAAAACTGCATGCTCATTGACAAAGAAGGAACACTTGCAATATATTGTGATGTTATTCAGGTTAAGTTGACAACTACGCGGCCTTCTTGGTTAAAAGGTTAGGAGGCCTTCATATTAAGTTATATGCTTTTATAAATGGTTACCAACAAGTTCAAAAATTTCATACGTTGTATGTGTCCAGAGGCATCAATGATACTCGATCAAACCACATAACACCCTTTGTAGTTGATTTCAGTTCCAGTCTCGAATTAGGATCCGTTCCTTCAGCTTCCAACATAACCATCACCTTTGTCCAATTTGATGCATTAGCAACTCTGCGAGAACAATAAAGAATCAACTGTAAGAAAGAAGCAAAATTCATAGAAACGCTGGCGCGAGAAGTAGGAAAACATAGACAGCTGCATATATAGCATATGAAACTTCCAATACAGTAGTTGTAGCCAGCTTCTTTAGTCCATTTGAACCGGTTAAAGCTACTGATAGATTAACTGGTTCGTCTGAGCGCAGATAAAACACCAGTTTATAACTCTTCCCTTGCTCGATATTCTGCAGGAAAGCATAAAAATAAGGACAACAAGcaacaaaacacaaaacaaacTCATGAGTATATAAACATAGAACTGCTAGACTAATGATGCATAAAGAACATTAAGTCGAGATTTTAAAAATGTCGGTAAGATACCATGCCCCAGAATCCTGGATTGTAGACACCAACTCCTCCATCTGGACAGATGTTGGCACCTGTATTGTCAGAAAGCACCTCCATCCTCAGTGCAACTTTATTCCGATCAAAGCATGATGAAAGATCCGTTGATACGATCACAGAAGAATCATTCCCAATGATATCCCAAGGCTTAATCAGAGATGGCACGGATGAGCCTCCAGATTCAAAACCTGAAAGTGTTTTTCCAAGAAAACTGAGATTAAAATCAAAACGTACTCTCCAAAGTCTGTCATCAATCAAAAAGCATAACTATTGAAGCATAGTATCATTCTAGACcataagagaaaaatcatctgACAATTGAAGAGAGGACAAAATCACATACTGGTGTCTGCGAGTGTCTGGTTGTCTCTACAGTTTCCACCGATTAGTAAACATTACGTCCAATTCAACGCGTGCATATATACTCTTTACGGCCTTTTCCTTTCCTAAATCAACCAAGAAACTGAAGCTTACCTCTGTTGCTGACAAGTTCAGCCCACAGTCCACCAGAGCCAGCATGATTCATCTCCTGAACCAAAAAACCggagatgttatgaattattcaattgaCAGTATCTAATTATCATAGGAAACACAGAAACTGTTACGTTCAGAATATATTCGGCGAAAGCTTCTCATTCTCACTAGAATTGAAGCATCTAAATGACTTAAGTCAGAATTTACGTTCAGAATTTACAAACAGTAGCGCTGTCTGGTTTGCGTCAATTCCACTTGCACAACATTGGTATTGGATGCATATCCCAAATAGAGCTAAAACGAGAATGCAACAACGGGAGCGGCCTGCATCCATATCCTTCTCACACCACTCAATGTCCCCCCGGAGACAATTTCAGCTTTAACAAAGATGATAATACATAAGAGTTTGATCAAGAAAAGTAATAAAGTCTAACTTTTGCAACAACCTAAATGTCATCAACAAATACTATACAGGTTACTTGCCAAGCTTGGACTGACTAAATATCTCAATATCCAAGCAACTGGTACCATATCCAATATCCAACTTAAATCGTGGTCGCAAATTGACGATGAAAAGATAATTCTTGACTTAGTTTTACACCTTAACGACAAAAAATAGGATTGATCAAGTCCTGACAGATGACTAACTAGTTCAATTACAATCATAAGTGAGCACAGGTATGACCTTGGACCATATTTAAAACTAGATCAACTATGCAAAAAAGCTTTAAATTTGACAAAACAACTAAATAGATGTCTTTTATGAGTGAAATAACATTAAAAAGGCTGATACAAAGCAACAAATGCTATtaaagaaacatggaaaactagaaaaacaaaacaaaagtgACAAGTCACAGATCATAGTTGATAATTAATTGCAAGAAAACAATGAATAAacacaaaagatgaaaatttgattCCAAGTAGACTTATTTTTCACCTGAAAATGCCTAACACCACAAGCACAAAGCAATATATTAGTGGAGACTCATTacattttagttttaaataagtTGAGATTagttataaatattgtttagtaTCAAATCAATCAAGATTTGATAATTTGAATCTTTTGAACTCATTTGTTTTACTAAGATCAATAAATATATGTATTACAAGATAAAGaataatcaagtcataacaaACTTAAGTACCtagattgaagaaaaatata includes the following:
- the LOC124892490 gene encoding alpha-L-arabinofuranosidase 1-like, whose translation is MDAGRSRCCILVLALFGICIQYQCCASGIDANQTALLFEMNHAGSGGLWAELVSNRDNQTLADTSFESGGSSVPSLIKPWDIIGNDSSVIVSTDLSSCFDRNKVALRMEVLSDNTGANICPDGGVGVYNPGFWGMNIEQGKSYKLVFYLRSDEPVNLSVALTGSNGLKKLATTTLILYCSRRVANASNWTKVMVMLEAEGTDPNSRLELKSTTKGVMWFDRVSLMPLDTYNGHGLRKDLFRMLQDLKPAFLRFPGGCYVEGVKLKNAFRWKETVRPWEERPGHFNDRWSYWTDDGLGHFEFLQLAEDLGVLPVWVFNSVGYFQESAMKNKLTLPISHLSCKIP